From one Takifugu rubripes chromosome 14, fTakRub1.2, whole genome shotgun sequence genomic stretch:
- the fut11 gene encoding GDP-fucose protein O-fucosyltransferase 4 (The RefSeq protein has 2 substitutions compared to this genomic sequence) has protein sequence MLLQMAGRGKMVPCVCLGLLGVLCWVWVSFASFPDEQLSLGAMDAVERAAFQPQSALSEMEFASIGSYRGPGNLDHRSNKELPILLWWSAGLFPHFPGDTERIDCARSSCLATSNRKVQLYKRTASIIFYGTDFRAYEAPLPRLRHQTWALFHEESPMNNYLLSHGPGIRLFNYTATFRRESDYPLTLQWLPSLEYLLTPVPVPLEEKNRLRREGLAPVLYMQSHCDVPSDRDRYVQELMKYIQVDSYGKCLNNKPLAGNLEDTSTATGEEQTFMSFVARYKFHLALENGLCPDYMTEKLWRPLHQGCVPVYRGSSVVADWMPNERSAIIIDEFPSPQALAEYLLHLDENDDEYRKYLEFKSPKRITNARLLEALERREWGVNDMSKPNYLNGFECYVCDQENARLAAERAHRKAPKTNKPPEWKMANNSHMGCPLPSPGYGQVHHLPADDGWLQTWPQDYWQSLDQAEGLESLIRHNESDPSLLWKHIQNMAVRRARGKN, from the exons ATGCTCTTACAGATGGCAGGAAGGGGTAAGATGGTaccctgtgtgtgtctggggcTGCTGGGTGTCCTGTGCTGGGTCTGGGTCTCCTTTGCCTCCTTTCCAGATGAGCAGCTTTCCCTGGGGGCCATGGATGCGGTGGAGCGAGCGGCCTTTCAGCCTCAGAGTGCCCTGTCAGAGATGGAGTTTGCCTCCATCGGTTCCTATAGAGGACCTGGCAACCTTGATCACCGCAGTAACAAGGAGCTGCCCATCCTTCTGTGGTGGAGCGCAGGGCTGTTCCCACATTTTCCTGGTGACACCGAACGCATCGACTGTGCCAGATCTTCCTGTCTGGCCACAAGCAACCGGAAG GTGCAACTCTACAAACGGACAGCCTCCATCATTTTTTATGGAACAGACTTCAGGGCATACGAAGCTCCTCTCCCTCGTCTCCGCCACCAGACCTGGGCGTTGTTTCATGAAGAGTCCCCTATGAATAACTACCTTCTGTCCCACGGGCCTGGGATCAGGCTCTTCAACTACACCGCCACCTTTAGGAGAGAGTCGGACTACCCTCTCACGCTGCAGTGGCTGCCATCCCTGGAATACCTGCTCACACCAGTGCCTGTGTccctggaggagaagaaccGGCTGAGGAGGGAAGGCCTGGCTCCTGTGCTCTACATGCAGTCTCACTGTGACGTTCcatcagacagagacagatacGTCCAGGAGCTCATGAAGTACATTCAG GTGGACTCTTACGGGAAATGCTTGAATAATAAACCACTAGCGGGGAATCTGGAGGACACGTCCACAGCTACAGGGGAAGAACAGACGTTTATGAGCTTTGTTGCGCGCTATAAGTTCCACCTGGCACTGGAGAATGGCCTGTGTCCAGACTACATGACAGAGAAGCTGTGGCGGCCGCTCCATCAGGGCTGCGTGCCCGTCTATCGGGGATCGTCCGTGGTGGCAGACTGGATGCCAAACGAGCGCTCGGCCATTATCATCGACGAATTCCCCTCGCCGCAGGCCCTCGCCGAATACCTCCTGCATCTCGATGAGAATGATGATGAGTACAGAAAATACTTGGAGTTCAAGAGTCCCAAACGCGTTACAAACGCTCGCTTGCTGGAGGCGCTGGAAAGGCGGGAGTGGGGGGTGAATGACATGAGTAAACCCAACTACCTGAATGGATTTGAATGTTACGTGTGCGACCAGGAGAACGCTCGGCTGGCAGCAGAGCGAGCACACAGGAAAGCCCCTAAAACCAACAAACCACCTGAGTGGAAAATGGCCAACAATTCCCACATGggctgccccctccccagcccggGGTACGGACAGGTCCACCACCTGCCTGCAGACGACGG atggctgcaAACATGGCCTCAGGATTACTGGCAGAGCCTGGACCAGGCAGAGGGGCTGGAGTCTCTGATAAGACATAACGAGTCGGATCCTTCGCTGCTGTGGAAGCACATCCAAAACATGGCCGTGCGCAGAGCCAGAGGAAAAAACTGA
- the fut11 gene encoding GDP-fucose protein O-fucosyltransferase 4 isoform X1 encodes MAGRGKMVPCVCLGLLGVLCWVWVSFASFPDEQLSLGAMDAVERAAFQPQSALSEMEFASIGSYRGPGNLDHRSNKELPILLWWSAGLFPHFPGDTERIDCARSSCLATSNRKVQLYKRTASIIFYGTDFRAYEAPLPRLRHQTWALFHEESPMNNYLLSHGPGIRLFNYTATFRRESDYPLTLQWLPSLEYLLTPVPVSLEEKNRLRREGLAPVLYMQSHCDVPSDRDRYVQELMKYIQVDSYGKCLNNKPLAGNLEDTSTATGEEQTFMSFVARYKFHLALENGLCPDYMTEKLWRPLHQGCVPVYRGSSVVADWMPNERSAIIIDEFPSPQALAEYLLHLDENDDEYRKYLEFKSPKRVTNARLLEALERREWGVNDMSKPNYLNGFECYVCDQENARLAAERAHRKAPKTNKPPEWKMANNSHMGCPLPSPGYGQVHHLPADDGWLQTWPQDYWQSLDQAEGLESLIRHNESDPSLLWKHIQNMAVRRARGKN; translated from the exons ATGGCAGGAAGGGGTAAGATGGTaccctgtgtgtgtctggggcTGCTGGGTGTCCTGTGCTGGGTCTGGGTCTCCTTTGCCTCCTTTCCAGATGAGCAGCTTTCCCTGGGGGCCATGGATGCGGTGGAGCGAGCGGCCTTTCAGCCTCAGAGTGCCCTGTCAGAGATGGAGTTTGCCTCCATCGGTTCCTATAGAGGACCTGGCAACCTTGATCACCGCAGTAACAAGGAGCTGCCCATCCTTCTGTGGTGGAGCGCAGGGCTGTTCCCACATTTTCCTGGTGACACCGAACGCATCGACTGTGCCAGATCTTCCTGTCTGGCCACAAGCAACCGGAAG GTGCAACTCTACAAACGGACAGCCTCCATCATTTTTTATGGAACAGACTTCAGGGCATACGAAGCTCCTCTCCCTCGTCTCCGCCACCAGACCTGGGCGTTGTTTCATGAAGAGTCCCCTATGAATAACTACCTTCTGTCCCACGGGCCTGGGATCAGGCTCTTCAACTACACCGCCACCTTTAGGAGAGAGTCGGACTACCCTCTCACGCTGCAGTGGCTGCCATCCCTGGAATACCTGCTCACACCAGTGCCTGTGTccctggaggagaagaaccGGCTGAGGAGGGAAGGCCTGGCTCCTGTGCTCTACATGCAGTCTCACTGTGACGTTCcatcagacagagacagatacGTCCAGGAGCTCATGAAGTACATTCAG GTGGACTCTTACGGGAAATGCTTGAATAATAAACCACTAGCGGGGAATCTGGAGGACACGTCCACAGCTACAGGGGAAGAACAGACGTTTATGAGCTTTGTTGCGCGCTATAAGTTCCACCTGGCACTGGAGAATGGCCTGTGTCCAGACTACATGACAGAGAAGCTGTGGCGGCCGCTCCATCAGGGCTGCGTGCCCGTCTATCGGGGATCGTCCGTGGTGGCAGACTGGATGCCAAACGAGCGCTCGGCCATTATCATCGACGAATTCCCCTCGCCGCAGGCCCTCGCCGAATACCTCCTGCATCTCGATGAGAATGATGATGAGTACAGAAAATACTTGGAGTTCAAGAGTCCCAAACGCGTTACAAACGCTCGCTTGCTGGAGGCGCTGGAAAGGCGGGAGTGGGGGGTGAATGACATGAGTAAACCCAACTACCTGAATGGATTTGAATGTTACGTGTGCGACCAGGAGAACGCTCGGCTGGCAGCAGAGCGAGCACACAGGAAAGCCCCTAAAACCAACAAACCACCTGAGTGGAAAATGGCCAACAATTCCCACATGggctgccccctccccagcccggGGTACGGACAGGTCCACCACCTGCCTGCAGACGACGG atggctgcaAACATGGCCTCAGGATTACTGGCAGAGCCTGGACCAGGCAGAGGGGCTGGAGTCTCTGATAAGACATAACGAGTCGGATCCTTCGCTGCTGTGGAAGCACATCCAAAACATGGCCGTGCGCAGAGCCAGAGGAAAAAACTGA
- the rab9b gene encoding ras-related protein Rab-9B — translation MSGKSLLLKVILLGDGGVGKSSLMNRYVTDCFDSQSFHTIGVEFLNRDLEVDGRLVTLQIWDTAGQERFKSLRTPFYRGADCCLLTFAVNDLQSFQNLGCWKKEFMYYSDVKVPERFPFVVLGNKVDMEQREVGEDEARAWCEENGCCPYFETSAKDDTNVTAAFEAAVREVLAAEDQVGHTLLSSTIDLHGNRKTSRTSCC, via the coding sequence ATGAGTGGGAAGAGCCTGCTCCTGAAGGTGATCCTGCTCGGGGACGGTGGCGTGGGCAAGTCCTCTCTAATGAACCGCTATGTCACAGACTGCTTTGACTCCCAGTCTTTTCACACCATTGGTGTTGAGTTCCTAAACCGCGACCTGGAGGTGGATGGCCGCCTGGTCACGCTACAGATCTGGGACACGGCGGGCCAGGAGCGCTTTAAATCGCTGCGCACGCCCTTCTACCGAGGGGCCGACTGCTGCCTGCTCACGTTCGCTGTGAACGACCTACAGAGCTTCCAGAACCTGGGCTGCTGGAAGAAGGAGTTCATGTACTACTCGGATGTCAAAGTTCCCGAACGGTTCCCTTTTGTGGTACTGGGCAATAAAGTGGAcatggagcagagggaggtgggggaggacgAGGCGCGGGCCTGGTGTGAGGAGAACGGGTGCTGCCCTTACTTTGAGACTAGCGCAAAGGATGACACTAATGTCACCGCTGCGTTCGAAGCGGCGGTCAGGGAAGTTCTGGCTGCTGAGGACCAGGTCGGCCATACGCTACTGAGTAGTACTATTGATCTCCACGGTAACCGCAAAACATCCCGTACTTCTTGCTGCTGA
- the plp1a gene encoding proteolipid protein 1a isoform X1 has translation MGCYDCCMRCLGGVPYCSLVATLLCFSGIALFCGCGHQALTETERLIETYFARNLQDYITLAYIIQYFQYVIYGLASFFFLYCIMLLAEGFYISSAARQTFGEFRSTMCGRCLSSSFIVMTYGLAALWMLVFALSALPVYFLYNMTSTCNTIDVLTETPASINQLCVDARQYGLLPWNAVPGKACGMTLSAVCKTREYQMTYTLYVAAFAGAGITVLALVHCTLHLAANQAYLRKLRHDMREESRSYDLYGRLQRDRGGTLCSPYHTNSSDIS, from the exons ATGG GTTGCTATGACTGCTGTATGCGCTGTTTGGGAGGGGTGCCGTACTGCTCCCTGGTTGCCACGCTGCTGTGTTTCTCCGGCATTGCCCTCTTCTGCGGTTGTGGCCACCAGGCCCTCACCGAGACAGAGAGGCTCATCGAGACATACTTTGCCCGTAACCTTCAGGACTACATCACCCTTGCCTACAT CATTCAGTATTTCCAGTACGTCATCTATGGCTTGGCCtcgttcttcttcctctactgCATCATGCTGCTGGCCGAGGGCTTCTACATCAGCAGCGCTGCCAGGCAGACCTTTGGGGAGTTCAGGAGCACCATGTGTGGCCGCTGCCTCAGCTCCTCG TTCATCGTGATGACTTATGGGCTGGCGGCCCTCTGGATGCTGGTGTTTGCCTTGTCGGCCCTGCCCGTCTACTTCCTCTACAACATGACCTCCACCTGTAACACCATTGACGTCCTGACCGAGACGCCGGCGAGCATCAACCAGCTCTGCGTCGACGCGAGGCAATATG GGCTCCTCCCTTGGAACGCGGTGCCCGGGAAGGCTTGTGGTATGACTCTGTCTGCAGTTTGCAAGACCAGAgag TACCAAATGACCTACACCCTCTACGTGGCTGCGTTCGCCGGCGCGGGCATCACTGTCTTGGCTCTG GTGCACTGTACCCTGCATCTGGCTGCAAATCAGGCGTACCTGAGGAAGCTGCGGCACGAcatgagagaggagagcaggagctaTGACCTTTACGGGAGGctacagagagacagggggggGACGCTGTGCTCACCGTACCATACAAACTCATCTGACATCTCCTGA
- the plp1a gene encoding proteolipid protein 1a isoform X2 — protein sequence MRCLGGVPYCSLVATLLCFSGIALFCGCGHQALTETERLIETYFARNLQDYITLAYIIQYFQYVIYGLASFFFLYCIMLLAEGFYISSAARQTFGEFRSTMCGRCLSSSFIVMTYGLAALWMLVFALSALPVYFLYNMTSTCNTIDVLTETPASINQLCVDARQYGLLPWNAVPGKACGMTLSAVCKTREYQMTYTLYVAAFAGAGITVLALVHCTLHLAANQAYLRKLRHDMREESRSYDLYGRLQRDRGGTLCSPYHTNSSDIS from the exons ATGCGCTGTTTGGGAGGGGTGCCGTACTGCTCCCTGGTTGCCACGCTGCTGTGTTTCTCCGGCATTGCCCTCTTCTGCGGTTGTGGCCACCAGGCCCTCACCGAGACAGAGAGGCTCATCGAGACATACTTTGCCCGTAACCTTCAGGACTACATCACCCTTGCCTACAT CATTCAGTATTTCCAGTACGTCATCTATGGCTTGGCCtcgttcttcttcctctactgCATCATGCTGCTGGCCGAGGGCTTCTACATCAGCAGCGCTGCCAGGCAGACCTTTGGGGAGTTCAGGAGCACCATGTGTGGCCGCTGCCTCAGCTCCTCG TTCATCGTGATGACTTATGGGCTGGCGGCCCTCTGGATGCTGGTGTTTGCCTTGTCGGCCCTGCCCGTCTACTTCCTCTACAACATGACCTCCACCTGTAACACCATTGACGTCCTGACCGAGACGCCGGCGAGCATCAACCAGCTCTGCGTCGACGCGAGGCAATATG GGCTCCTCCCTTGGAACGCGGTGCCCGGGAAGGCTTGTGGTATGACTCTGTCTGCAGTTTGCAAGACCAGAgag TACCAAATGACCTACACCCTCTACGTGGCTGCGTTCGCCGGCGCGGGCATCACTGTCTTGGCTCTG GTGCACTGTACCCTGCATCTGGCTGCAAATCAGGCGTACCTGAGGAAGCTGCGGCACGAcatgagagaggagagcaggagctaTGACCTTTACGGGAGGctacagagagacagggggggGACGCTGTGCTCACCGTACCATACAAACTCATCTGACATCTCCTGA
- the plp1a gene encoding proteolipid protein 1a isoform X3 yields MGCYDCCMRCLGGVPYCSLVATLLCFSGIALFCGCGHQALTETERLIETYFARNLQDYITLAYIIQYFQYVIYGLASFFFLYCIMLLAEGFYISSAARQTFGEFRSTMCGRCLSSSFIVMTYGLAALWMLVFALSALPVYFLYNMTSTCNTIDVLTETPASINQLCVDARQYGLLPWNAVPGKACGMTLSAVCKTREYQMTYTLYVAAFAGAGITVLALLTYTVSTTYNFAVLRYLGRKGIGARC; encoded by the exons ATGG GTTGCTATGACTGCTGTATGCGCTGTTTGGGAGGGGTGCCGTACTGCTCCCTGGTTGCCACGCTGCTGTGTTTCTCCGGCATTGCCCTCTTCTGCGGTTGTGGCCACCAGGCCCTCACCGAGACAGAGAGGCTCATCGAGACATACTTTGCCCGTAACCTTCAGGACTACATCACCCTTGCCTACAT CATTCAGTATTTCCAGTACGTCATCTATGGCTTGGCCtcgttcttcttcctctactgCATCATGCTGCTGGCCGAGGGCTTCTACATCAGCAGCGCTGCCAGGCAGACCTTTGGGGAGTTCAGGAGCACCATGTGTGGCCGCTGCCTCAGCTCCTCG TTCATCGTGATGACTTATGGGCTGGCGGCCCTCTGGATGCTGGTGTTTGCCTTGTCGGCCCTGCCCGTCTACTTCCTCTACAACATGACCTCCACCTGTAACACCATTGACGTCCTGACCGAGACGCCGGCGAGCATCAACCAGCTCTGCGTCGACGCGAGGCAATATG GGCTCCTCCCTTGGAACGCGGTGCCCGGGAAGGCTTGTGGTATGACTCTGTCTGCAGTTTGCAAGACCAGAgag TACCAAATGACCTACACCCTCTACGTGGCTGCGTTCGCCGGCGCGGGCATCACTGTCTTGGCTCTG CTGACTTATACCGTCTCGACCACCTATAACTTTGCGGTTCTGCGCTATCTGGGGAGAAAGGGCATAGGTGCACGCTGTTAG